The Tatumella ptyseos genome segment GGAATGCCCGGCGGGACACCATCGACAATACACCCTAGTGCGATACCGTGTGATTCACCAAACGTCGTGACACGGAAAAGTTGACCAATTGTATTTCCAGCCATGTTTTATCCTTATCGTTGATCTATGCTGAAAAATCGACTTTTTTCGCCGAAAACTTTTCAAAAATAGGCTTACAGTCAAGTAGCTGTTGGTAGTCCAACATAAAGACCCCATCCCCTCCTTGCTCGAACTCCAACCAGGTAAAGGGAACCTCAGGGTATTGCTCAATCATATGCACCATGCTGTTACCCACTTCACAAATCATCACGCCCTCTTCGCTCAGGAACTCGGTCGCTTGTGCCAACATACGGTTAACTAAGATCAAGCCGTCGTGGCCAGCGGCCAAGCCAAGTTCAGGCTCATGACGATATTCGTCAGGTAAGTCATCCATATCCTCTGCATCAACATAAGGAGGGTTGGTAACAATGAGATCATATTTAATCGGTGGGATATTATCGAACAAGTCTGAACACAGTGGCGTCACTTGATGCATCATGCCATGGGCTTCAATATTTTGCTCAGTGACGGCTAAAGCGTCTGGCGAGATATCAGCCGCATCGACTTCTGCCTCTGGGAAGGCGTAAGCGCAGGCAATCGCGATACAGCCACTACCGGTACAGAGATCGAGGATATGGCGTGGCGAACGATTAATTAACCCTGAGAATCTATGGTTGATTAATTCGCCAATGGGGGAACGTGGTACTAACACGCGTTCATCAACATAGAACTCATGACCACAGAACCAGGCTTGATTGGTCAAATAGGCGACCGGAATACGTTCAAATACCCGACGGGTGACACGCTCAACAATCAGCTCACGTTCTGAACGCGTTAACCTTGCAGTAAGCATCTCTTCAGGTAAATCGAGGGGGAGGTGTAAGGTAGGTAAAACGAGTTGAACCGCTTCGTCCCACGGGTTATCGGTCCCATGACCATACCAAATATCGGCGGCAGAAAAGCGACTAATTGTCCAACGTAACATATCCTGGATGGTATGCAGGTCGCTTACCACCTCTTCGGCAAAAAATTTATCCACATGCCCTCCAGGGCAACTAACAAAACTTTACCTAGTTTGCCACGAACTTATGCTAAATTCAGCTTCATTAAACGGCTATTTTTATCGATACCGAATAATTGATAAGAGAAATTTGATTTTTAATCTATTGCCGTTAAAAATGACAAGATGACAATTCAGTAGCTGGAACGACGATGAGCCGGAAAGCCCCCCTTGATAAAGACGATCTGGACCTATTTAAAACATTGATGGGGGATACGCCTCGGATGAAACAAGATACCGTCCTGCACCCGCTAACAAAAAAAATTGAACGCGCCCTTCCTCAAAAAAGGCTGATCAGCGAACAAGTCGATAACAGCCACTATTTTTCTGATGAATATCAGCCATTGCTCGCGGAAGATGGCCCAGTACGATATACCCGATCCGATGTCAGCCC includes the following:
- the prmB gene encoding 50S ribosomal protein L3 N(5)-glutamine methyltransferase, with amino-acid sequence MDKFFAEEVVSDLHTIQDMLRWTISRFSAADIWYGHGTDNPWDEAVQLVLPTLHLPLDLPEEMLTARLTRSERELIVERVTRRVFERIPVAYLTNQAWFCGHEFYVDERVLVPRSPIGELINHRFSGLINRSPRHILDLCTGSGCIAIACAYAFPEAEVDAADISPDALAVTEQNIEAHGMMHQVTPLCSDLFDNIPPIKYDLIVTNPPYVDAEDMDDLPDEYRHEPELGLAAGHDGLILVNRMLAQATEFLSEEGVMICEVGNSMVHMIEQYPEVPFTWLEFEQGGDGVFMLDYQQLLDCKPIFEKFSAKKVDFSA